In a single window of the Blastopirellula marina genome:
- a CDS encoding cofactor-independent phosphoglycerate mutase, which yields MKYAIVIPDGCADEPQESLGGKTPLQAANVPNMDAIAKAGVVGRADNVPAHLPAGSDVANLSLLGYSPLEYFTGRAPLEAAAQGIQLGPDDWAIRCNLVTIQDQIMKSFTAGQISSDEAKALLETAQAELGGEGIEFHPGVSYRNLLVYRGQPGSAPFSMETRTTPPHDLSDKSVADSYPRGLGSGWLSEMMSRSVELFANHPVNVKRVSEGKPPATNVWLWGLGKQPALTPFADLYGKTGKMITAVDLLRGLAALIGWDRIEVPGATGYLDTDYAAKGQYAIDALDSTDVICVHVEATDEASHEGDIPEKIKALEAIDEKIVGPLHAALKKHGEYRIIVLPDHPTFCRTKTHSHGFVPLALCGSDVEADAFDTFDELNADASSLSFDEGWKMMPYFLGV from the coding sequence ATGAAGTACGCGATTGTCATTCCCGACGGCTGCGCCGACGAACCGCAAGAGTCGCTCGGTGGTAAGACTCCCCTGCAAGCAGCCAATGTGCCGAACATGGACGCGATCGCCAAAGCGGGTGTCGTCGGTCGTGCGGACAACGTGCCAGCTCACCTACCGGCTGGCAGCGACGTGGCCAACCTGAGCCTATTGGGTTACAGCCCGCTAGAATACTTCACGGGTCGGGCTCCCTTAGAGGCGGCCGCCCAAGGAATTCAGCTTGGACCGGACGACTGGGCTATTCGTTGCAACCTGGTGACGATACAAGATCAAATCATGAAGAGCTTTACCGCGGGACAAATCTCTTCGGATGAGGCAAAAGCCCTCTTAGAAACTGCCCAAGCCGAACTGGGCGGAGAAGGCATCGAGTTCCATCCTGGTGTCAGCTACCGCAATTTGTTGGTCTATCGTGGTCAGCCTGGCTCGGCGCCATTCAGCATGGAAACGCGTACGACGCCTCCGCACGACTTAAGCGACAAGTCGGTCGCTGATAGCTACCCGCGAGGCCTCGGCAGCGGCTGGCTCTCGGAAATGATGAGCCGCAGTGTTGAGCTATTCGCGAATCATCCGGTTAACGTGAAGCGAGTCAGCGAAGGGAAGCCACCGGCGACCAACGTCTGGCTTTGGGGCCTTGGCAAACAACCGGCCCTGACTCCGTTCGCTGACTTGTACGGCAAGACTGGTAAGATGATTACTGCCGTCGATCTGTTACGCGGCTTAGCTGCCCTGATTGGTTGGGACCGAATCGAAGTGCCTGGAGCGACCGGCTACCTTGATACGGATTACGCCGCCAAGGGGCAGTACGCGATCGACGCGCTAGACTCTACCGATGTCATCTGCGTGCATGTCGAAGCAACCGACGAAGCTTCGCATGAAGGCGACATCCCGGAGAAAATTAAGGCGCTCGAAGCAATCGACGAGAAAATCGTCGGTCCGCTGCACGCAGCCCTCAAGAAACATGGCGAGTATCGGATCATCGTCCTTCCGGACCATCCGACATTCTGCCGTACCAAAACGCATAGTCACGGCTTCGTGCCGCTTGCCCTATGTGGCAGCGATGTGGAAGCTG